From one Nematostella vectensis chromosome 7, jaNemVect1.1, whole genome shotgun sequence genomic stretch:
- the LOC5511935 gene encoding centrosomal protein CCDC61 isoform X1 — translation MAQRFEEPTQTTTTRHVLRGIEYVLALTINKEENIFTLEVEDRLTADRWTGQFDTKYIEDLTHKTGNFKQFMVFVNMLESALNKNSSALSLDLLTYSDLEVLRNQRAHRPGSGTQHIPPAQPSSLHTKRYLIMTYSVEFDRIHYPLPLPYVGKPDPVQLQEALRRLEEENKRLKEQLLKRSTNGTVTHLQKEMESLAKERDDIQAQFETYQRELKHTGKANTAKEIRVLKKVVQNLESDLMKEKTKHQRIINKKNQEYRNIVEELEELRASERNLRARCRSLTNELAVFKRNSRVSPAPSNTSRRSSSRGSVPRPRRSTSHGRRSSSRDRLEMRDRRSASRDRLQMRDRRSASRDRIPSSGGRRRSPSPSGPRPPRFDPTAYIKEKQRKIQEAEKSRGRKRTLSGGSLPRGRSRSLSSDRLGTRLPSARKGSASKIGIPRTSSTGSLGSRRSSQSSTDGAVLTDQSNRQTRRRSSRSSKASVGSRGKENPRRPEDWTSPDDTDTVMHRTDTGNYQALKHPTALYSSTPEHGRVHSRTKPTKTRHRHIINSEIEDSFNRSAEMMEIDARLNALQHFMKANLQ, via the exons ATGGCACAGCGATTTGAGGAACCCACACAGACCACTACTACACGGCATGTATTACGAGGAATAGAATACGTGCTAGCCCTTACGATCAATAAAGAGGAGAACATTTTTACTTTGGAGGTTGAAGACAGGTTAACAGCCGATCGATGGACGGGACAATTCGATACAAAAT ATATAGAGGATCTAACTCACAAGACAGGGAATTTTAAACAGTTTATGGTGTTTGTGAACATGTTGGAATCAGCGCTAAACAAG AATAGTTCTGCGCTGTCCCTAGACCTCCTGACCTACAGTGACTTAGAAGTATTGCGCAATCAGAGAGCGCATCGACCAGGGTCTGGGACTCAGCATATACCCCCTGCCCAGCCAAGCAGTCTGCACACAAAACGATATCTCATTATGACCTACTCTGTGGAGTTTGATAG AATTCACTACCCGCTGCCACTGCCATATGTCGGTAAACCAGACCCAGTCCAGCTACAGGAAGCTCTGAGAAGActggaagaagaaaacaagcgACTGAAGGAACAG CTCCTTAAAAGATCTACAAATGGCACTGTTACACATTTGCAGAAAGA GATGGAAAGTTTAGCGAAGGAGAGAGATGATATTCAAGCCCAGTTTGAGACATACCAGCGAGAGTTGAAACACACGGGCAAAGCCAACACTGCTAAGGAAATACGAGTCTTGAAAAAAGTCGTACAAAATTTAGAG AGTGACCTTATGAAAGAGAAGACGAAACACCAAAGAATTATCAACAAAAAGAACCAGGAATATAGAAACATCGTTGAAGAG CTAGAGGAGCTGCGAGCAAGCGAAAGGAATCTTCGCGCCCGATGCCGCAGCCTTACAAATGAGCTCGCGGTGTTCAAACGAAA cTCGCGAGTGTCTCCTGCGCCTAGTAACACAAGTCGACGCAGCTCGTCCCGCGGGTCAGTCCCGCGACCTCGCCGCTCAACCTCGCACGGCCGTCGTTCCTCCTCGCGGGATCGCCTCGAGATGCGGGATCGTCGCTCTGCCTCGCGGGATCGCCTGCAGATGCGGGATCGTCGCTCTGCCTCGCGGGATAGAATCCCCTCCTCGGGTGGTCGAAGGCGGTCCCCCTCTCCTTCCG GTCCCCGACCGCCACGGTTCGACCCTACTGC GTACATTAAAGAAAAGCAGCGTAAAATCCAAGAAGCTGAGAAAAGTCGAGG ACGAAAGAGAACCTTATCTGGTGGGTCTCTGCCACGAGGTCGATCCAGGTCCCTGTCTTCTGATCGGCTGGGTACCAGGCTGCCCTCGGCAAGAAAAGGATCCGCCTCCAAAATAG GAATTCCTCGGACATCTTCGACCGGTAGCCTGGGGAGTAGACGCTCGTCCCAGTCCTCTACTGATGGCGCTGTTTTAACAGACCAATCAAATCGGCAGACTCGACGTAGAAGTTCAAG GAGTTCTAAGGCCAGTGTCGGCAGCCGCGGTAAAGAGAATCCCCGGCGACCAGAAGACTGGACGAGTCCTGACGATACAGACACGGTAATGCACCGTACAGACACG GGTAATTACCAGGCCTTGAAACACCCAACCGCCTT ATATTCTAGCACACCCGAGCACGGGCGTGTTCATTCTCGCACCAAGCCGACGAAAACGCGACATCGACACATCATTAATTCAG AGATTGAAGACTCGTTTAATCGGTCAGCGGAGATGATGGAAATTGATGCGCGGTTGAATGCGCTGCAGCACTTTATGAAAGCGAATCTACAGTGA
- the LOC5511935 gene encoding centrosomal protein CCDC61 isoform X2 — MAQRFEEPTQTTTTRHVLRGIEYVLALTINKEENIFTLEVEDRLTADRWTGQFDTKYIEDLTHKTGNFKQFMVFVNMLESALNKNSSALSLDLLTYSDLEVLRNQRAHRPGSGTQHIPPAQPSSLHTKRYLIMTYSVEFDRIHYPLPLPYVGKPDPVQLQEALRRLEEENKRLKEQLLKRSTNGTVTHLQKEMESLAKERDDIQAQFETYQRELKHTGKANTAKEIRVLKKVVQNLESDLMKEKTKHQRIINKKNQEYRNIVEELEELRASERNLRARCRSLTNELAVFKRNSRVSPAPSNTSRRSSSRGSVPRPRRSTSHGRRSSSRDRLEMRDRRSASRDRLQMRDRRSASRDRIPSSGGRRRSPSPSGPRPPRFDPTAYIKEKQRKIQEAEKSRGRKRTLSGGSLPRGRSRSLSSDRLGTRLPSARKGSASKIGIPRTSSTGSLGSRRSSQSSTDGAVLTDQSNRQTRRRSSRSSKASVGSRGKENPRRPEDWTSPDDTDTGNYQALKHPTALYSSTPEHGRVHSRTKPTKTRHRHIINSEIEDSFNRSAEMMEIDARLNALQHFMKANLQ; from the exons ATGGCACAGCGATTTGAGGAACCCACACAGACCACTACTACACGGCATGTATTACGAGGAATAGAATACGTGCTAGCCCTTACGATCAATAAAGAGGAGAACATTTTTACTTTGGAGGTTGAAGACAGGTTAACAGCCGATCGATGGACGGGACAATTCGATACAAAAT ATATAGAGGATCTAACTCACAAGACAGGGAATTTTAAACAGTTTATGGTGTTTGTGAACATGTTGGAATCAGCGCTAAACAAG AATAGTTCTGCGCTGTCCCTAGACCTCCTGACCTACAGTGACTTAGAAGTATTGCGCAATCAGAGAGCGCATCGACCAGGGTCTGGGACTCAGCATATACCCCCTGCCCAGCCAAGCAGTCTGCACACAAAACGATATCTCATTATGACCTACTCTGTGGAGTTTGATAG AATTCACTACCCGCTGCCACTGCCATATGTCGGTAAACCAGACCCAGTCCAGCTACAGGAAGCTCTGAGAAGActggaagaagaaaacaagcgACTGAAGGAACAG CTCCTTAAAAGATCTACAAATGGCACTGTTACACATTTGCAGAAAGA GATGGAAAGTTTAGCGAAGGAGAGAGATGATATTCAAGCCCAGTTTGAGACATACCAGCGAGAGTTGAAACACACGGGCAAAGCCAACACTGCTAAGGAAATACGAGTCTTGAAAAAAGTCGTACAAAATTTAGAG AGTGACCTTATGAAAGAGAAGACGAAACACCAAAGAATTATCAACAAAAAGAACCAGGAATATAGAAACATCGTTGAAGAG CTAGAGGAGCTGCGAGCAAGCGAAAGGAATCTTCGCGCCCGATGCCGCAGCCTTACAAATGAGCTCGCGGTGTTCAAACGAAA cTCGCGAGTGTCTCCTGCGCCTAGTAACACAAGTCGACGCAGCTCGTCCCGCGGGTCAGTCCCGCGACCTCGCCGCTCAACCTCGCACGGCCGTCGTTCCTCCTCGCGGGATCGCCTCGAGATGCGGGATCGTCGCTCTGCCTCGCGGGATCGCCTGCAGATGCGGGATCGTCGCTCTGCCTCGCGGGATAGAATCCCCTCCTCGGGTGGTCGAAGGCGGTCCCCCTCTCCTTCCG GTCCCCGACCGCCACGGTTCGACCCTACTGC GTACATTAAAGAAAAGCAGCGTAAAATCCAAGAAGCTGAGAAAAGTCGAGG ACGAAAGAGAACCTTATCTGGTGGGTCTCTGCCACGAGGTCGATCCAGGTCCCTGTCTTCTGATCGGCTGGGTACCAGGCTGCCCTCGGCAAGAAAAGGATCCGCCTCCAAAATAG GAATTCCTCGGACATCTTCGACCGGTAGCCTGGGGAGTAGACGCTCGTCCCAGTCCTCTACTGATGGCGCTGTTTTAACAGACCAATCAAATCGGCAGACTCGACGTAGAAGTTCAAG GAGTTCTAAGGCCAGTGTCGGCAGCCGCGGTAAAGAGAATCCCCGGCGACCAGAAGACTGGACGAGTCCTGACGATACAGACACG GGTAATTACCAGGCCTTGAAACACCCAACCGCCTT ATATTCTAGCACACCCGAGCACGGGCGTGTTCATTCTCGCACCAAGCCGACGAAAACGCGACATCGACACATCATTAATTCAG AGATTGAAGACTCGTTTAATCGGTCAGCGGAGATGATGGAAATTGATGCGCGGTTGAATGCGCTGCAGCACTTTATGAAAGCGAATCTACAGTGA
- the LOC5511961 gene encoding dynein regulatory complex subunit 7, with protein MESLQKELAKIKVTLPDVADMPSAKVHPNSLPGSYKTNNPQEKLVLSFAENFRRQFVHLYRDRRPLLLNPVNECGVEKFICTYIRATLLPYKEIYDYDGCAQFVSDYLTFEPLDPPIDLPSKLCSSTSVLKKQQGNCFEFSTLLCSLLIGSGYDAYCVCGYATRETTLMDESREVCPLLRKKDEVTKSEEKKEMKKYSVKPPKDLRSRFEAKLEEKARAEEEAKEKKRKEEDATRIAELEKPKPDKLHGLRVHCWVLVLSGKREVPESFFIESLTGTAHQLNHSAYLGIESVWNDKNYWVNMQDCSNGVQDLVYDLGDASKWEFMFPGTEKPLLSIPTMEDEPLDFDDDENEDETSDFDLPPSWVLPIEMSLKDFQTRCPYGKKIKLYKKAKLEKFAEYLLKDGLISRLSNTSDYELKDLLEKREVFEHRNDKLESRVYDLTTGINVEIFAPGRLDCLHEHTYKANSPGPETERTMTFYASARIDGLVKREETPEEMIETYVDRDDYLYYCHVTFGKRVKKFGPQDNNVRPIMKIVERFHRNASKPANEDVAERVFLLMDERINLTFHLEDNRVTASTREFARPPHTSEKGGVLTMTPDMTTSFQVDPLVKPPKNLHVYDMLVSLVEAEEKCIQRVRLSEEEVKEILQQRIKEEAAPQLSVSVYDTERNEKAKLHRQELERKMQEEAMKKHETELDYLAPFLAQIGDPPRISRQEAYKLKEECLQDLKQRLIDKANLIQARFEKETQELQRKQSWYQQNQISMTNEDEEEYLNFCSEAMFRIHILEQRLNRHKELAPTKYMQLEQKLRTDPRLAEYF; from the exons TTCTGCCAAGGTACACCCAAACTCTCTTCCTGGGTCATACAAGACTAATAATCCACAGGAGAAACTAGTCCTGTCATTTGCTGAAAACTTCAGACGGCAGTTTGTCCATCTATACCGCGACAGAAGGCCTTTGCTGCTAAACCCAGTAAACGAGTGTGGTGTTGAG AAATTCATCTGCacatacatcagggccacctTACTACCTTATAAGGAGATCTACGACTATGATGGCTGTGCTCAGTTTGTGTCAGATTACTTGACTTTTGAACCACTTGATCCTCCTATTGATTTG CCTAGCAAGCTCTGTTCATCGACGTCTGTTCTAAAAAAGCAGCAAGGCAACTGCTTTGAATTCAGTACTCTGCTTTGCTCtcttctgattggctcaggaTATGATGCATACTGTGTGTGTGGATACGCCACTAGGGAAACCACCCTAATGGATGAGTCCAGAGAGGTCTGCCCTCTGCTCAGGAAAAAAGATGAG gtaacaaaatcagaagagaaaaaagaaatgaagaAATATTCTGTTAAACCCCCCAAAGACCTGAGAAGCAGGTTTGAGGCCAAGCTAGAGGAAAAAGCGAGGGCTGAGGAGGAGGCAAAGGAGAAAAAACGCAAAGAGGAGGATGCAACAAGGATAGCG GAGCTTGAGAAGCCCAAGCCAGACAAGCTTCACGGCCTCCGTGTCCACTGCTGGGTTCTGGTTCTTTCAGGCAAACGTGAAGTCCCAGAGAGCTTCTTCATTGAGTCCCTGACAGGCACAGCACACCAGCTGAACCACTCTGCTTACCTTGGTATAGAGAGCGTGTGGAATGACAAGAATTACTGGGTCAACATGCAGGACTGCTCCAATGGTGTCCAG GACCTGGTGTATGATCTTGGGGATGCATCCAAGTGGGAGTTCATGTTCCCAGGAACCGAAAAACCGCTCTTGAGCATTCCCACGATGGAGGATGAACCACTTGACTTCGACGATGACGAGAATGAGGATGAGACTTCAGACTTTGACCTTCCGCCTTCCTGGGTACTCCCTATAGAAATGTCACTGAAAG ATTTCCAGACGCGCTGTCCGTACGGGAAGAAGATCAAACTGTACAAGAAAGCCAAGCTAGAGAAATTCGCCGAGTATCTCTTGAAGGATGGACTTATCTCACGCCTTTCCAACACCAGTGATTATGAAC TGAAAGATCTGCTTGAAAAAAGAGAGGTATTCGAACATCGCAATGACAAGCTTGAATCGCGTGTGTATGACCTAACCACGGGAATCAACGTGGAGATCTTCGCACCTGGGCGGTTGGACTGCCTACATG AACACACTTATAAAGCTAACAGTCCAGGGCCCGAAACAGAACGAACAATGACGTTCTACGCAAG CGCGCGTATCGATGGTTTGGTAAAGAGAGAAGAGACGCCCGAGGAAATGATTGAGACTTATGTAGACAGAGACGACTACCTGTACTACTGTCACGTTACTTTTGGCAAGCGGGTCAAGAAGTTTGGGCCGCAAGACAACAATGTCAGACCCATCATG AAAATCGTTGAGCGATTCCACCGTAATGCGAGTAAGCCCGCGAATGAAGACGTGGCTGAACGTGTGTTCCTTCTAATGGATGAGCGCATCAACCTTACCTTTCACCTGGAAGACAACAGGGTGACCGCGTCTACGCGCGAGTTCGCCCGACCGCCACATACTTCTGAGAAGGGCGGAGTGCTCACCATGACCCCAGATATGACAACTTCCTTCCAG GTGGACCCCCTGGTCAAGCCACCCAAAAATCTTCATGTCTACGACATGCTGGTGTCGTTGGTGGAAGCAGAGGAAAAGTGCATTCAGCGCGTCAGGCTCTCAGAAGAAGAG GTAAAAGAGATCTTACAACAGCGCATCAAAGAAGAAGCAGCTCCCCAACTCTCCGTGTCAGTGTATGACACGGAAAGGAATGAGAAGGCGAAACTCCACAGACAAGAATTG GAGCGCAAGATGCAAGAGGAAGCGATGAAGAAGCACGAGACTGAGCTGGACTACCTGGCCCCCTTCCTGGCACAGATTGGTGACCCACCTCGGATCAGCCGCCAAGAGGCATACAAACTGAAGGAAGAGTGTCTACAGGACTTGAAACAGCGACTTATTGATAAGGCAAACCTCATCCAAGCACGATTTGAAAAG GAGACACAAGAGCTACAGCGTAAGCAGAGCTGGTATCAGCAAAACCAGATTTCCATGACAAACGAAGACGAAGAGGAGTACCTGAACTTCTGCAGTGAAGCGATGTTCAGGATCCATATCCTTGAACAGAGACTCAACAGACACAAGGAACTCGCCCCCACCAAGTACATGCAGCTGGAACAGAAACTCAGGACGGACCCAAGATTAGCAGAGTACTTTTAG
- the LOC5499407 gene encoding cytochrome c oxidase assembly factor 6 homolog: MPAPTTEERRKCHQTRDAYFKCVDENGSESALCKEAKALYDKSCPASWVKYFARKKAYDTYKAKLNTEGFKLEDEAK; encoded by the exons ATGCCCGCTCCAACAACAGAGGAGAGGAGAAAGTGTCATCAAACACGGGATGCGTATTTTAAATGTGTCGATGAGAACGGCAGTGAGTCGGCCTTGTGCAAGGAAGCGAAGGCGCTCTACGACAAGAGCTGCCCTGCCTCGTGG GTGAAGTATTTTGCAAGGAAAAAAGCATATGATACTTACAAGGCCAAGTTGAACACAGAGGGTTTCAAGCTTGAAGACGAAGCTAAATAG